The Haloplanus salinarum genome includes a region encoding these proteins:
- a CDS encoding DUF7124 domain-containing protein — protein sequence MPSDDVTLAFSFQALEELTRPTRAFDDAATWASHVGIVSSESSFVERWRVREAGYPQDFLSGPRSIGEALSSLRNHFETERHVFVGTDETGGSQRRYLTGSSNR from the coding sequence GACGTAACGCTCGCCTTCTCGTTCCAGGCACTCGAAGAACTAACCCGACCGACACGAGCGTTCGACGACGCCGCGACGTGGGCGAGTCATGTCGGAATCGTCTCCTCGGAATCGTCCTTCGTCGAACGATGGCGAGTCCGTGAGGCGGGATACCCGCAGGACTTCTTGTCGGGTCCGCGTTCGATCGGAGAGGCACTCTCGAGTCTTCGAAATCACTTCGAGACGGAAAGGCACGTGTTCGTCGGGACGGACGAGACCGGGGGGTCGCAGAGACGGTACCTGACTGGATCTTCCAATCGGTGA
- the tsaA gene encoding tRNA (N6-threonylcarbamoyladenosine(37)-N6)-methyltransferase TrmO, with translation MPKDTFSYESIGVIRTPFESPEGMPVQPIGADSVTGTVEIEASYADGLADLADFSHCILLYHFHASGDDAPLRVEPFLDDERRGVFSTRAPQRPNSIGLSVVAIESVTERELTVSGIDVVDGTPLLDIKPFVPEFDIPSEVETGWLDASESTIRSEQADKRFL, from the coding sequence GTGCCCAAGGACACGTTCAGCTACGAATCAATTGGGGTGATACGGACGCCGTTCGAATCACCAGAAGGAATGCCAGTTCAACCGATCGGAGCAGATTCAGTCACGGGAACTGTCGAGATCGAGGCGTCGTATGCGGATGGATTAGCGGATCTTGCCGATTTCTCGCACTGTATCCTGTTGTACCATTTTCACGCATCTGGCGACGACGCTCCCCTACGGGTCGAACCGTTTCTCGATGACGAACGACGAGGAGTCTTCTCGACACGGGCGCCACAACGTCCGAATTCGATCGGCCTCTCTGTTGTGGCAATCGAGTCCGTCACAGAACGGGAACTGACCGTGAGCGGTATCGATGTCGTCGACGGGACGCCGCTGCTTGATATCAAACCGTTCGTTCCCGAGTTCGATATCCCGTCCGAGGTGGAAACGGGCTGGCTCGATGCGTCGGAATCGACGATCCGGTCAGAACAGGCCGACAAGCGATTTCTCTGA